A window of Thermosynechococcus sp. NK55a contains these coding sequences:
- a CDS encoding Coenzyme F420 hydrogenase/dehydrogenase, beta subunit C-terminal domain, protein MTAAHRKARALKPGSPRPAKTLCSECGLCDTYYIHYVKEACAFLNQQFETLEQQSHGRARDLDNWDECYFGVHREMMAARKTEPIPGAQWTGIVSTIAITLLESGRVEGVVCVQNSESDRFTPKPVIARTREEILAARVNKPTLSPNLSVLEQVEQAGLKRLLVIGVGCQIQALRAVQDKLGLEKLYVLGTPCVDNVTRAGLQKFLETTSRSPDTVIYYEFMQDFRVHFKHSDGSTETVPFFGLKTNQLKDVFAPSCMSCFDYVNGLADLVVGYMGAPLGWQWLVVRNELGQEMLDLVQDQLEIQPVTSAGDRHAAVQQSIPAYDKGVTLPLWAAKLVGLVIERIGPKGLEYARFSIDSHFTRNYLYVRRNYPQKLAAHVPAFAQKIVDQYQLPAP, encoded by the coding sequence ATGACTGCTGCCCATCGCAAAGCCCGTGCCCTTAAGCCCGGTAGTCCCCGCCCCGCCAAGACCCTATGCAGTGAGTGTGGCCTCTGCGACACCTACTATATCCACTATGTCAAAGAGGCCTGTGCCTTCCTCAATCAACAGTTTGAGACCCTTGAGCAGCAAAGTCATGGCCGTGCCCGTGATCTTGACAACTGGGATGAGTGCTACTTTGGCGTTCACCGGGAGATGATGGCGGCTCGCAAAACAGAGCCGATTCCGGGAGCCCAGTGGACGGGCATTGTCAGCACTATTGCCATTACCCTGTTGGAATCGGGACGGGTTGAGGGCGTTGTCTGTGTTCAAAATAGCGAGAGCGATCGCTTTACCCCCAAGCCCGTGATTGCCCGCACCCGTGAGGAGATTTTGGCGGCGCGGGTAAACAAGCCCACCCTATCTCCCAATCTTTCGGTGCTAGAGCAGGTGGAACAAGCTGGCCTCAAACGGCTCTTGGTGATTGGGGTTGGCTGTCAAATTCAGGCCCTGCGAGCCGTTCAAGACAAACTGGGCCTAGAGAAGCTCTATGTGCTGGGAACCCCCTGCGTGGATAACGTCACCCGTGCGGGTCTGCAAAAATTCCTGGAAACCACCAGCCGATCGCCCGACACGGTGATTTACTACGAGTTCATGCAGGACTTTCGCGTACATTTCAAGCACAGCGACGGCTCCACAGAAACCGTGCCCTTCTTTGGCCTCAAAACCAATCAACTCAAGGATGTCTTTGCCCCCTCCTGCATGAGTTGCTTTGACTACGTCAATGGCCTTGCCGATTTGGTGGTGGGATATATGGGGGCCCCCTTAGGTTGGCAGTGGCTGGTGGTGCGCAATGAGCTTGGCCAAGAAATGCTGGACCTTGTGCAGGATCAATTGGAAATCCAGCCCGTCACGAGTGCCGGCGATCGCCACGCTGCGGTGCAACAAAGCATTCCTGCCTACGATAAAGGCGTTACCCTGCCCCTGTGGGCGGCCAAACTGGTGGGCTTAGTGATTGAGCGTATTGGCCCCAAAGGGCTTGAATATGCCCGCTTTTCCATTGATTCCCACTTCACCCGAAACTATCTCTATGTGCGGCGCAACTATCCCCAAAAACTTGCCGCTCATGTGCCCGCCTTTGCCCAAAAAATTGTGGATCAGTATCAACTCCCCGCCCCGTAA
- a CDS encoding cobyrinate a,c-diamide synthase, whose amino-acid sequence MALVIAGDRSGVGKTTVALALNAALSARGQRVQTFKVGPDYIDPLFHTAISGRPCRNLDVILTSPEYVCACVGYHSQGMDAVLIEGVMGLFDGRGGSHEGSTAQIAQLLQAPLLLVLDVQKQAASVAAVVYGFCHYDPSLQIAGVVLNRVASDRHRQLLEAALAPLGVPIVGVLYRDQALALPSRHLGLVPPQESREFQALGDRLAHLGNTCFDWERLTPLLAPAPTSSDPPFSVSPLTQVTIGIAQDAAFHFYYADTFDLCHALGATLTPVSPLRDTHLPPDLNGLILGGGFPEVFAPELAANHSFLGSLRQAIQRGIAIYAECGGLMYLSQGIQTFEGHYYPLVGYWPPVAHMGKKLTLGYRQATALQTTVCVQAGEKVQGHEFHYSCLSVPPPRPLWQLAGEPEGWGNSRIHASYLHLHWGGHPQWAMRFLQQAAKVG is encoded by the coding sequence ATGGCGTTGGTGATAGCAGGCGATCGCAGCGGCGTGGGAAAAACCACGGTTGCCCTAGCATTAAATGCGGCTCTGAGCGCCCGGGGGCAGCGGGTACAAACCTTTAAGGTGGGCCCTGACTACATTGATCCCCTGTTTCACACGGCTATCAGTGGCCGGCCTTGCCGTAACCTCGATGTGATCTTGACCAGTCCTGAGTATGTCTGCGCCTGCGTCGGCTATCACAGTCAGGGGATGGATGCAGTGCTCATTGAGGGGGTCATGGGGCTATTTGATGGCCGGGGAGGGAGCCATGAGGGCAGTACGGCACAGATTGCCCAACTTTTGCAGGCACCTCTGCTCCTGGTCTTAGATGTCCAAAAACAGGCAGCCTCGGTGGCGGCGGTGGTCTATGGCTTTTGCCACTATGATCCATCGCTCCAGATTGCTGGTGTGGTCTTGAATCGGGTGGCCAGCGATCGCCACCGGCAACTGTTAGAAGCCGCCCTTGCCCCCCTGGGGGTGCCTATTGTTGGCGTTCTCTATCGCGATCAGGCCTTGGCACTTCCCAGTCGGCACCTGGGCTTAGTGCCACCCCAGGAATCCCGCGAGTTTCAAGCCTTGGGCGATCGCCTTGCCCATTTGGGAAACACCTGTTTTGACTGGGAGCGGCTGACACCACTGCTTGCCCCTGCCCCCACCTCCTCAGACCCTCCTTTTAGTGTTTCCCCCCTGACTCAAGTCACCATTGGCATTGCCCAAGATGCAGCCTTCCACTTTTACTATGCTGACACCTTTGATTTGTGCCACGCTTTGGGGGCAACGTTAACCCCAGTCTCACCCCTACGGGATACCCACTTGCCCCCAGATCTCAATGGGTTGATCTTGGGGGGTGGCTTTCCGGAGGTGTTTGCCCCAGAGTTAGCAGCGAATCACTCGTTCCTTGGGTCGCTGCGGCAGGCCATTCAAAGGGGCATAGCCATCTATGCGGAGTGTGGTGGCCTCATGTATCTCAGCCAAGGTATTCAAACCTTCGAGGGACACTACTACCCCTTGGTGGGATACTGGCCGCCGGTTGCCCACATGGGTAAAAAACTCACCCTTGGCTATCGCCAAGCCACGGCTTTACAAACAACGGTGTGTGTGCAGGCAGGAGAGAAGGTTCAAGGCCATGAATTTCACTATTCCTGTTTGAGTGTGCCGCCCCCAAGGCCTCTGTGGCAATTGGCGGGTGAACCAGAGGGCTGGGGCAACTCCCGAATCCACG